The following DNA comes from Camelina sativa cultivar DH55 chromosome 14, Cs, whole genome shotgun sequence.
ATTAGAAACAGGGACAGAGATCTCTGTTTAGTTCTCGCGTGGATTAATGGTTTTTCTGTCCGGTTTAGTCTCCGATTTGGTAGGTAAGGAAGGTGTTAACTGAGGTAAACATGTTTTTAAATTGCTTTATTGTTGATGAACAATCACGAGCTGCTCTGACAGAagtgtctttctttttcaatagtGACAATACGGTAAAATGTTGCGCcatatttcaattatttctgaaattcatttattttatttctttggaataaaatcaaatctaggCCACTATAGCTTCTTTGAAATATGTGCCCATCTCATATGCTgtcaaagatttgtttttgtttgtttgagtcAAAAGTGTTTTAAACTCCTTATTGGTATATATTGCTTGTAAAATGTTGCAACTTATATGAATAGGGCAAAAACTCGAGTGTCTGTCTACCAAAATGGTTAGAAAtttcatcttgtttttttttttttttttgttgttctagGAATTGATTCGATTGCAATGGACATGAAGGGGAAGAAATTGACTGTGATCGGAACCGTGGATCCGGTGAATGTAGTAAGTAGGCTAAGAAAGTATTGGCCCTTGACGGATATTGTACTAGTAGGACCTGCGAAAGAGCcggaaaaggagaagaaagaggagcCGAAGAAGGAAGGTGGTGGCGAGCCGGcgaaaaaagaaggagaagctcCCAAAGAAGAAGCGAAAAAGGAAGGAGAAGCgccaaagaaggaagaagagaagaaagaaggcgGCGATAAGAAGgagggagagaagaaagatcaacCGCAACCACAACCCCAACCACAACCGGTTGTGCCGCCACCGGAGCAGCATGTGTTGGAACTTGTAAAGGCGTATAAAGCATATAATCCTCACCTAACAACATATTACTACGCTCAAAGCATCGAAGAAAACCCTAATGCTTGCGTTATATgttgaaaacatatattatattatataatttgggGGAAAATGATGAACCGATCTATAGTGAggatgaagaataagaaacagGATATATTGATTCGGTTGGATCATCGGATATGTTTTTTCTGTCCTCGATAATGCGAGGAAGCTTAATTTCCTTAAATTGATTTCGATGATATGTTTTCTGTATATATCGTCGATAGtactagaattttttttttttttgttttactttgaaGGGAACTTTCTGTATATAATGGTGTTATATATGTACGTtagtatttgaatttgtttgttaatacTTAATTATCTTCAGATGTCCTTGAGTTAATATTGTTTGTGATACACGTTTCTTTGTCGACGTTAATATTTCTCAAGGGTTTATAATGTAACAAATTCTATGCACATATTTTAGGGACTAAATCTCTCGAATATTTAAGTGTTACTGTATATATCTATGTAATATAACGATTTTGCTATTCCGTAATTTTGTCATCTTCGATcttgtgattttaattttacaaagtTATTCTATTGCAGGAAACTGTATGTTTAAATGTACGTATGTGGGTGTTACTTTAGGTTAAGAATGTTATTAACACTTAGCTGTAAATTTGATAACTTATTTTTACTTCTGTTTTGCACGAAGCGAAAGGGCATGGCCTTTCGTGATCATCTGATAAGTCACTTttagaaatttgttttatagttcgtaattaatttaatttaatggttctagtttttttctttctcttttcacaaaatatgaagtttaaatatagAGTTCAAAAAAACTTCGACAAAAAAACttcatataataattaatttaaggGGATAATAACATAAAGTGAAGTTctaaattattactttttagaAATAATCATATTCTAGAAACAAACAACTTAAGAATTATCTCCGCCACATATAAAAGTTCTTCATTTTTCGACACAGAAAAATtgactatattttcaaaaattgaataCATAGTATTCACGTAACCAAGTTCATTGTAAACGTCATAGATCACATATGCAAATGTCAAAAACATTTTGGTTGGTAGGCACCTAAAAAGAGCATGtgaatattcaaattaaaaacttttgtaacaCATTATCTGTTCACAATTTCTAATTTCTGTAATATTTTTGCGATATATATTATTTGGGTCGAAACAATATACATTCCCGTGAATGCTAAAAAAGATTACTTCACTACCAAAAACTGAAAGGGCTTGCCTATTTGTCAGTATTCctaccaaacaaataaaaatattactccATCATGTTTCGTAAGACACTGTTGAATATGATCATGAGTCGGTGGTGagtgatgatgacgacgacgatgtCGATCATTATAAATAGACAGATATCTACATATCTACTTAACTATCCAGATACATATTAATCAGTATGAAAGGGATCAAACCGTTTTTTCccaaatatcaaatttgatttttgtcttATATAATCCTTTCTTGTTGGTGTGTTTAGTATCAATATCATCCAAGAGGCGGCCCAAAGCACGCCTTATCTTTATTTACCACTTAATCACCTAACAAgattaaacaaacatatgtatGGTTTCATCAgcttaatatatttataaggCTGAGatctgtaacaaaaaaaaaggctaaatttattatatatttcattccAGCTGACATTAACAAAGGAAAAAGGGAAACATAGCTGACGTTTCATGggtgcacacaaaaaaatagcTGACGACCCATGAATAATTCAATTGATGGAGATGTCATCTTACGTAGTTAATTATTCTGAGCAAATTTGtcattttgtataatttaataatatgaattttatcATATTTGGTGCAGCTAAAATGCTGATGACTTTTTCATCACCCACCATATTATTAAggcaaattccaaaaaaaaaatgaataaattaaccATATCTCTGTAGAATGTTCGGTTTAATCCATATTATTATTTCAGAAAATGATAGGCACGGTGGCATGCACGTGTGACGTATTGGGCGAACAACAAAATGTGGTTCTAGAATAATCGAATAATTTAGCTTAACAAATTCTCCATTACGTAGATAGATATCAACCTCCCCAACTAATAAACACACTAGTGATTCAATTATAAATTATCATCAAAAGATAACGTTTCATTTTATTACacacaaaaagataaataagagATCCCAAAAGGTTAAGTTGCTACACACCAGCACCACTAGGAGAATCTATCGATTAAATCCTAAGCGGGGGAAAAAGAACAGAATTAAACACACAAATCTTAAAAGTTACCATTTGACCCCAGGAGAAAAATCTGGCAGTCAAAAACAACCCTAGCATCGCCATCGAAGTGGAATTATTCCCAATcttacaacaaagaaaaaaaaacatttcactTACTAATTAAAGATGAATTAACACTTGGAGTGAGAGGAGGACGAGTTGATCCGATCTCTCAGGCGTTATTATGATTTCATGCTCGGAGAAGAGGTGAATGTGGTGACATTATCCCTGGAGACGAGAGGCCATCCTCATATAGTCTTCGGAAACTTAATCGGAGATTGCTCTGCCTCCATTTCTGCTTTTTAGCATTGTTGTTCTGGATTACTTGATCCTTGTCCGTTGCTTTCTCAACGATCTTGTTGTTGCTGTTCTTAGACACGAAATCTTGGATCCGCCGAAGCGCCACATGGAGAGTATCATCGTCCATGTTGGCAaagcaaaccctaaaccatCCAGGTTCCGTGCAATGGAAGGAAGAGCCTGGAGATACATTGAGCTTAACTTTGTGGATGATTATACGCCAAAGCTCAATCTCAGATTCAAACGAGTTACGATCTCTCAATAGATGTCTCAAATCCATCCACACAAATAAACCTCCGCTGCTTGTCAAGCAAGTAATATCTGCTTTCTTGAGCCCTGTGGTAAAAACTTCATGCCTTATCCCTAACCTTTTCGAGTTTTCCATAAGGAAATTCTCCACAAACCGTTCATCTGACAACATCGAAGCGAGCATGAGTTGTGTCTGAGACGAAACTAGCCCGAAACTCGACATTTTCCTGGCACAAGAAACGACGGAGTCGTTGTAAGAATAGACTATACCGACTCTAAAACCAGGGAGTCCCATGTCTTTAGAAAGACTATAAACAATGTGAATCAAGTCAACGTTGACTTCATAGCTGTCCACGTCGTTGACCACCTCAGCAACGCTAACGAAATCATCTCCGCTGAAGACTGTGGCGGCGTAGACCTCGTCGACGACTAGGTGAATGTTCTTCTTCGTGACGAACCGGACTAGATCCTTGAGTGTGTCCTTATCCAACATCGTACCGAGCGGGTTTGATGGATTGGTCAAAATCAGGCCTTTGACTTTTTTATCGGCCTCTTGGGCTTTTTTATAAGCCCATCCCACGGCCTCAACGGTTAATCTGAAATTGTTGGAGCTTGAACAAGGAACCGGGATTATCTCGACACCTGTACGCCACCTCAAGTCTCTATCAAATCTGCAAAAaggattaaataattaattaccaCACGTATGAGCCACTCGTTGAACGAATCTAAACCGCAAttgaatttgataatttgatatacTTACACGTGTGATAAAGTTGGCGAAAGAGTCAATTTATACTAATATATTAACTCATTTCGATTTAGAATTTGTTAACCCAACAAAGTATGTGAAAGCAACATTAATGAAATTTCTCCTAACCATTATCCATTatcatattactattttttttaaatgtgattatgagaaaatatgaaaatgctTACGCGGCATAGTAAGGAGAGGGAATGAGGAAGACGTCGCCGGGATCGGCGAGGCAGAACATAATTGTCTCATTTGCTCCGGTGGCACCGCCACTCATAACCACCCTCTCTGGATCAAACGTCGCTCTTCCACCTCTAGCTTTTCCCATGAAATGTGCAATTGCCTTCAATACCAAAATTTCCATCCGGgataaatttataagttaaaaaaaaattccaaaatgtAGCACgactaattaaatttgttttcttattcatTCCATTTCTTCTGATATATGTAGATGTTAACTTACTATGTAGCTAGAAGTGTCCATACTGGTTAAACTGATTTGTACTGGTCATGTCATTTTAGATCAATATTTATACTATAATCTAAATCTGCGTATTACTTCCGTAGTGCGTATATTAACGTAAACCTGAACCTGATTACAAGATATCTAGATTAAATGAGTGATTTATACCTGTCTGAACTTTTTAAGGCCGTGATAGTCTTGGAAATTGGCGATGTCGCTAAACTGATGAACACCTTCAAGAGTGCAAATAGAAGCTTCTGGGTTCTCTTTGATCCAATCTTTTATTAAATCTAAGCAAAGCTGtaaaatgtttagaaaaaaatgtgttatatatatttgatgttgTATATACGTGTTCACGCTAGCTAGCTAATACACGGATGAAATTGCAAAACAACATATATGCAATATTATATTGAATTATTCTAGAATATATACCTGATTCTCTGCAAGACCCATTTGGATAATACCATGGGGATtatgagaaagatgaaaaggaTCTTTGTCATATGCTTTCCATCCATCGAAGTACTCAGAGTTCTCGCCGTGTTGATTGTTTGTAGCTATTTTCGAAAGAACCGCACCGCTATTACTCCCTGGAAGACCCATTTACTGTTTGAATATTCACTTCTTTTgtagctagttttttttttgtttttggggtatCAATATTGTTCTTATGACAAGTTTTTGTGGTATGTACTAATATTAACGTATGAGTGTTTGGTTTTATATAGGAGGTGAAATAGAAACATGGAGGGGACAGACAACATAAAGCTGATGTGGGGTCCCAAGAAAAGAGAGTTAGGATTTGATGAAACAACCGAAAAGGAACAAGCAAACCAAGGAATTTTCTCCacccaaaacaatatatttcaaAACGTAATTTTTGTTGCGATAAATTAAGGTGGTTGTGTTTTTTGCTAGCATCAATATCCATTGTATTAAAGATAATAGTATTTCGAATTTGGTAGATGGCGGTAGATATATTGGTCTTACTCCAATAGTTTCGTATTGATTTCCGTTGCATTACTAAAATCCATTACTGGTGGGGAAACTATGTGTAAACGTATTTGAACCCAAAGGCTATTTCTAAGCAGCTTCTGAAGAAAAAGGTTGACCTTTAACTACGAAgtcatgcaaaaaaaaaaaaaaggttagggCTGTACGTAGAGGAGAATATTTGATAGAATACAAATAATCAGGAAGAAAGTTATGACAGAAAAATGTATAAGATTATTCAAAAGAAGAGACCAATTTGTTACATTCTATATTGgtttaataaaacattttggTAATGTTATATATGCACATGTATAAACTTCCACCAAATAATTCCAAAATTTGACTGGCGTacagaaatttaaatttaatcacCTCGATAAATTACTAATGGTTTTCATTTGACTGTTGTGGAATATGATTTCAAAATTTCTGTTTGATGAAAAGTAATTTAAGGGTTGTAGAACCAGAACAAATGTTGGTAGATTGCGTTAATTTGAGCTACCATATATGTGATATTTGTAGTTATAGTGCTGTTATCTTATATGaataataactataattatgatacaatacaaatacaaatattgttAGGTTCGGACGGTTTGGTCAAATCAACCACATGCACTGATTAACTTGCACTTCACGCCGCAAATTCTCGTGCGACGACCACGTGACTAAACCCTGTTAATACTTGATAGTTTTCGAAGTCAAAAACCTCCTTTTTCTAATcgttttctttgaaaaaaccAAGGTCTTTTTTTAACCTTGCTTTTATGGCTTGGActaaagatattaaaatctGATTTTGGCTCTACTTATATTAATGTCGGACTATAGCTACTAAAGTCTCAAAACAATATTCTATAAGCACGCATTGCTGGAAAACCTAATTAGAGGGGGACATAAAATCCCAATGATATAAACTAGGAGATATCAACTTTTGCCATATTTGGAGTTGTTACATCTAcacttttcaaacaaaaaccacGAACCCATTGTTTTTGTGATCCtacgaatcttttttttttttatttttttttaaaaattaaagattctACGGATCTCTCGTGGAAACAAGCAAGACAgtcatattatattttcttatcaaATTTATCAACATTTTAGCTTTGTGTAAATATCATCTAACTATAtctaagaattttatttttgttgtaaacaTCTAATAAACTTAATTTGCTTAAAAGATCAGAAGTAAATATTAAAACGTGAAAGAAGAAATATACAGTAGAGTAcgaatagtaaaagaaaatatagagtAGAAGAAATAATTTGTACTAGAAACACCGAACACAGCGTTGGTATTTCTATACTAATTGGCCCGACAACTACCAACACCGACATATGTGCTTTCGGCAGTTTTGATTTGGTAATATATCATTCCAAATGTTTCAATTACTTTTAAATACTtaattagataataataaaacattttctaatattatataaaaatttaggttGTGGATCGGAgtgttttagtttaaaatatatttttgatctaTGCACACGTACGCGTTCAAACTG
Coding sequences within:
- the LOC104738647 gene encoding heavy metal-associated isoprenylated plant protein 3 translates to MKKMVLNLDLHDDKAKQKALKTVSTLPGIDSIAMDMKGKKLTVIGTVDPVNVVSRLRKYWPLTDIVLVGPAKEPEKEKKEEPKKEGGGEPAKKEGEAPKEEAKKEGEAPKKEEEKKEGGDKKEGEKKDQPQPQPQPQPVVPPPEQHVLELVKAYKAYNPHLTTYYYAQSIEENPNACVIC
- the LOC104738648 gene encoding 1-aminocyclopropane-1-carboxylate synthase 2-like, translated to MGLPGSNSGAVLSKIATNNQHGENSEYFDGWKAYDKDPFHLSHNPHGIIQMGLAENQLCLDLIKDWIKENPEASICTLEGVHQFSDIANFQDYHGLKKFRQAIAHFMGKARGGRATFDPERVVMSGGATGANETIMFCLADPGDVFLIPSPYYAAFDRDLRWRTGVEIIPVPCSSSNNFRLTVEAVGWAYKKAQEADKKVKGLILTNPSNPLGTMLDKDTLKDLVRFVTKKNIHLVVDEVYAATVFSGDDFVSVAEVVNDVDSYEVNVDLIHIVYSLSKDMGLPGFRVGIVYSYNDSVVSCARKMSSFGLVSSQTQLMLASMLSDERFVENFLMENSKRLGIRHEVFTTGLKKADITCLTSSGGLFVWMDLRHLLRDRNSFESEIELWRIIIHKVKLNVSPGSSFHCTEPGWFRVCFANMDDDTLHVALRRIQDFVSKNSNNKIVEKATDKDQVIQNNNAKKQKWRQSNLRLSFRRLYEDGLSSPGIMSPHSPLLRA